AATTGCCCGTATACTTGGCACTCGTGGTTTAATGCCCTCGCCAAAAACCGGCACTGTTAATCCAGACATAGAAGCAGCCGTCAAAGAATTGACCGGCGGCAAAGTTAATTTTAAAAACGATGACAGCGGCAATGTCCATCAATTGGTTGGCAAAGTTTCATTGGATAAAGGAAAATTATTTGACAATGTTAAAGCGTTTGTTGAGGCGATTAAGAAAATTAAACCAGCTGGCGTGAAAGGCGAATATATTAAAGGCATAACTTTGTGTACGACCATGGGTCCTGGAATAAAGATAACTGCATAAAGAATTTAAAAAAACAAGCCTGTGGATTTCCGGGCTATCTTATTTTGACAAGGAACATTTTCTGTGACATATTTTATTTATGAGAAACTTTTTGAATAAAATTGAAGTTAATCCTAAAATTTTAGGTAATAAGCCAATAATTCGCGGAACCAGGATTTCTGTCGAATTTATTTTAGAATTGCTTGATTCTAAAATGACTCCACAGGAAATAGCTCAAGAGTACCCACAGCTCACCTTAACTGATGTTTATGCGGCAATTTCCTACGCTACCGGGATAGTTAAGCAAGAGGAAATTTTGATTCCTAAATTTACTGACTAATGATGTTAAAATTTTTAGCTGATGAAAATATCGCTCCAAGAGTTATTGCCGAGCTGATTGGTTATGGTTATGAGACCCGGTCGATTATTGATATAAAACCGGGATTATCTGATGATGAAATTATTAAATTGGCTGGAAGAGAGAATCGAATCATCCTAACTCACGATAAAGACTTTGGAAATATTTTAAAATACCCCCTCAAAAAGCATAAGGGGGTTATTTTAATTCGTTTGAAGAATCAATCACCTCAAAATGTGATAAAATATCTTGTTCCACTTATCAAAAGTCAGAAAGAAAAATTAAAAGATTCTTTGGTTATATTAAGCGAACAGGGCATAAGATTTTATAAAAGTTTTAGTGGATAACTTAGGCTTGTTTTGTTTTTAGGGTTTGGTATAATTAAGAAACGAAAATACCAGGAAACAAAAAACAAAAATTGGAGAAAGAATATCTGTTCTCTAATTTTTTATACTGTAAATTATGTTAGAAGAAAAATTCGCGCGCCCGAGCTGGGACGAGTACTTTATGGGCATTACAAAAGCCGTTGCTGTCCGGGCCACCTGCGATCGCGGACGTTCTGGTTGTTGCATAGTCCGCGATAAAAGAATTTTAGTAACTGGCTATGTCGGTTCGCCCAGCGGTTGCGTTCATTGTGATGAAGTTGGTCACGAGATGCATACTGTTCGTCATTCTGATGGTCATGAAAGCCAGCATTGCATTCGCACTGCTCATGCAGAACAAAATGCTATTTGTGAGGCAGCGCTTTTAGGCGTTTCTTTGCAAGGGGCTACTCTTTATTGTCGGATGACTCCTTGCTATACCTGCGCTAAAATGATTATTAATTGCGGAATTAAGCGAGTAGTTTGTGAAAACGATTATCAGGCCGGAGAACGCAGTAAGGAGATTTTCATGGAAGCCGGCGTAGAATTGGATATTCTTAATCAAGAAATCGTTGAATACGATAACCAACCAGTGGTTGAGTCTTTAGACAAAATTGGAAGCAGGGACAAAAATAAAATCCTCGCTGTCGTTGGCATGCCCGGTTCTGGCAAAAGCGAAGTTACAAAATACATTGAATCCAAGGGTTATAAAAAAGTTTATTTTGGCCAAGTTACTTTTGATGAGCTTGGGAGACGGGGATTAGAAACCAATGAAACCAATGAAAAATTTGTTCGCGAGGACTTGCGAAAGCAATATGGCATGGCGGCTTTTGCGATTCTTAATATTCCAAAGATTAAAGTATATTATAGCGGTGGCAGCAATGTCGTCATTGAAAGCTTGTACTCTTGGCAGGAATATCTAAAAATCAAAGAAGAATTCGGCGATAGTTTTAAGGTGATTGCTGTCCAGGCTTCGCCCCAAATTCGATATGGGCGGGTTGCGGGTAGGGTAGAATATCAAAATAATGTGGAGCGCCTATTTACTCTTGATGAAGTCGCCTCCCGCGACAAAGCCCAGATTGAAAATTTGGCTACTGCCGGACCAATTGCTATGGCTGATTTTACTATTTTAAACAATGGAAGCAAGGAAGAGTTGCATGGAAAAGTTGACGAGGTGTTGGAAAAAATACAGCAGATTTAGCACCTGCTTCGCCGTCAAGGCGGGGATTATAACGGATTCCAAATCTGCTTTTAATCTGCTGTAATCTGCTGTATAATATATTTATGCAGATTAAAATTAAGAAATTAAAACCAGAAGCAGTCATTCCGTCTTATGTTCATCCCGGTGATGTTGGCCTTGATCTGCATTCGCTTGAAGATTACGAACTCCAGCCCGGCGAACGTCATATTTTTTATCTTGGTTTTATTTTAGAGTATCCAGAGGGTTATGCCGCAATTATTAAAGACAAAGGGAGTTTGCCTAAAAATGGTGGTGTTCACACAATGGGCGGCGTTTATGACGTTGGTTATCGCGGTGAATATAATGTCATACTCATTAATCTTTCTGATAAGCCTTACAAAATTTTAAAACACGATAAAATCGCCCAGCTTATAATTTTTCCCGTGGCCATTGCCGAGCTCCAAGAAGTCAGTGAACTTAGTAAAACCTCCCGCGGCATCGGCCGATTCGGTTCAACCGGAAGATGATATCCGTGATTAGCGGTTTCAAAAAATAATCCTTTATAATCTGCTTAAATCTGCTGTATGCAACAATACCTCGACATCGTAAAAAATATTTTAGAACGCGGTGAAGAAAAACAAGACCGCACCGGCACCGGTACGATTTCTTTGGCGGGCGTTATGTTCAAACATGATATGTCTTGCGGCTTTCCCTTGCTCACCACAAAGAAAGTCGCTTATAAATGCGTCCGCACCGAGCTGGAATTTTTTATCAAAGGCATCACTGACAAAAAATGGCTTCAAGATCGAGGCAATCATATTTGGGATGAATGGTGCACTCCCTTAAAAGTGCCTTACGCTCATGACGAAGAAACTAAAAAAAGAATGCTCGAGGAACGCGATTTAGGCGCAAGCTATGGTTGGGAGTGGCGGCATTTTGGAGCTGAATATAAAGATTATAATACCGACTACACTGGCCAGGGCGTTGACCAGCTCAAGAAATTAGTAGAGGAAATAAAAACCAAGCCCTGGAGCCGTCAGATGTTAGTTATTGCCTGGAATCCATTAGACATAGATAAAGCCGTTCCGCCATATTGTCATTACGCTTTTCAGGTTACCGTTGTCAACAATAAACTTAATTTGTTCTGGAACCAGCGGTCAGTTGATACTGCTTTGGGCCTGCCTTTCAATATCGCCAGCTATGCCACGCTTTTACATTTATTGGCCTTGGAAACGGGCTACGGGGAAGGAACCTTAGTTGGTTTTTTGGGCGATACCCATATTTATCTAAATCATATTGACGGCCTTAAAGAACAAATCACTCGCGATCCAAATAAATATCCCTTGCCAACAATACAAACTGAAAATTTTACTTCCATATTTGATTGGCAATATAGTGATACTAAACTTATTAATTATCAAAGTTATCCAAAAATTTCTTTTGAGATAGCTGTATAAGTATTCGCCACCAGTCATTCGTCACTAGTCACTGGGGACGAGTTTAATCACGTTTTTTTATAGATTTAAGTTTAATTTGAAAAATATGGGTGTAAAGAATTTCTACGAACTGGACGCCTGGAAAAAGTCCAAGGGGTTAACAAAGGACATATATAAAGTGACTGAAAGTTTTCCAGCGGAAGAGAAGTACAATATAATCAGTCAGAAGAGAAGAGCGATTGTCTCTGTATGTACTAATATAGCCGAAGGGTTTGGAAGGTTTTTCTATAAGGATAAAAAGAGATTCTACTATCAAGCCCGGGGTTCGATCCAAGAAGTTCAGGCACTATTAATTTTATCGTATGAGTTAGAATATTTATCAAAGGGGACTTACATTGATTTGTTTCAAAAAAGCACAGACGTTTCAAAGTTGATGAATGGTTTAATAGCTTCAGTCGGTGGCAGCATAAACCCTAGTGACGAGTGACTATTTATGATAAACTAACTAAGCCACTAATTTTTACCATACAAACTTAACCCCACAAATATGAAACTTATATTGATGATGGCAATGACCTTAGACGGCATCATTGCCAAAGACAAAACTCAAAACGTGGATTGGACTTCCTTGGCTGACAAAAAAGCCTTTGTGGCAGAAACAAAAAAGCACAAAGCGATAATTTTTGGCGAAACCACTTTTTTTGTTATGGGCGGAAAACCCTTGCCTGAGCGTTTTAATTTGGTTCTTTCTCTAACTCCGGAAAAATTTAAAGACCAAGAAGTTCCCGGCACTTTAGAATATTTCAAGGGACCGCCAGCCGATGTGCTTAAACATTTAGAAAACAAGGGTTACGAGACCGCTATCCTTGGCGGTGGCGCTGGCACCAATGCCGCTTTTCTTAAAGCTAATTTAGTTGACGAAATTTTAATCACAATAGAGCCAAAAGTTTTTGGCAGAGGATTAAATTTTACCGAAGGCGAAGACTTGGACCTGGAATTAGAGTTGCTTGAGTCCAAAGAAATAGGGGATAATGCGGTGCAGTTGAGGTATAGAGTCAAGTCTAAAGTCTAAAGTCAAAAGTCTAAAATAGAGTTAAAGGTCTAAAAGTGTTTTCTAAGGTCAAATGTTAAACCTTTCCAAGAAGAAGTCCTGGCTTGGAACTACTTTTGACTTTTGACTTTAGATTTTAGATTTAATTTATGCCAAAAGGAAAATTTATAATTTTTGAAGGCCCTGATGGTTCGGGTCAAACAACTCAAGCCTCATTGCTGGCTGACAGCTTAACTAAAGCTGGCAAAAATATTTTTTTAACCAAAGAGCCGGCCGATGAACTAGACAAAGGAATAATTCGGAGTATTTTGAGGAGCAAAAATAAAGTTTCCCTAGAAACACTTGAGCTTTATTTTACTGCCAATCGGGGCCATCATCTTGATGCCCAGATTAAACCAGCTTTAGACCGGGGCAAGTGGGTAGTCTGTGATAGATACTTTTTCTCAACTTTAGCTTTTGGTATGCTGGAGATTGATTATCGCTGGTTATGGGAAATTAATAGCAAATTTGTTGTGCCTGATTTAACTTTCTTTTTGGATGTGCCAGCCGATGTGTGCATGGATAGATTACAACGTCGCGGCGGGGAGCGCGAACTTTTTGAACAAGAACAAAAGCTCGACCAAGTTATTAAAAATTATAAGGAAGTTTTTGGCAAAAATCAATTTCCTAATGTGTTTATCATTGATGGTGACCGGGATATAGGTATTATTGCCAAAGAAATCTGGGGCATTGTTAGCGCGCGATTAAAATAAAACGCAGATTATTAAACGCAGAAAGGAGGGCGTTATGTCTGTAATCAGCAAGGATTATGGTTTTCTGGTTGTGAATTTTTCACCGTTCTTTAAAGTCACTTTCCGAACCAGCTCATTAAAAGACTTCTTCATGAATTGGGATGTTGATTTATGGAGGACTGGCGAGGTTTGGAGAGTCAGTTGTTCTTTCTGTATTTATCGGTCTCATAGACTTTATTTCGAAGTGGCTTTTCCGGACGTTTTGATGCCTGGTGGCTATCCTAAAAGAGTTTGGTCCTTTTGGGTTAGACAACCACAATATTGGGGTAGTTGGATTTTTCAGCCAATCTGGAGCTAAGTCTCTTGTCTCATATTTACGCAGGTCTGTCGGATTTTTCCGTCAGACCTTTTTTTATTTTCCTAATTATGCTAAGCTAAAATCAGTTAATACCACACTTTCATTTGAGATATTTGAGAATATTCGAGATAATTAGAGGTAATATTTAACTTTAGAATTTATGCAAGAAAAATATATACCCATAATAGGTTTGGAGATTCATAGCGAGTTAAAAACCAAGTCCAAGATGTTTTGTAATTGCGATAATGATCCAGGCGGCAAGGCTCCAAATTCCGTTATTTGTCCGATTTGCACGGGTCAGCCAGGAACCTTGCCAGTGCCTAACAGGCAGGCGATAGAGTGGACCATTTTAACTGGGCTAGCCTTAAATTGTCAGATTGCCAAACAAACAAAATTTGACCGTAAAAATTATTTTTATCCAGACTTGCCAAAAGGCTACCAAATTTCTCAATATGATCAGCCAATTTGTTTTAAGGGGTATATAGAAATAAAATCAGACGATCCCGAGGCAATCCGTGATAAACGAGTGGATATAACCAGAATTCATTTAGAAGAAGACACTGGCAAGCTTGTTCACCCGCAAGGGTCAAAAAGCTCAAATGTTGATTTTAATCGCGCCGGCACTCCGCTTATGGAGCTTGTAACCGAGCCAGATATGCACACTGCCATGGAAGCTAAAAATCTTTGCCAAGAATTTCAAAAAATACTTCGTTACCTTGATGTTTCAAACGCTAATATGGAAAAAGGAGAGATGCGCTGCGAAGCAAATATCAGCGTCCAGCAAACCGGCAAATGGCGAAAAAAGGGAAGCGAGGTTATCCCTGTCGGCAAGTATAAATTAAATCCAAAAGTAGAAGTCAAAAATTTAAACTCTTTCAAAGCCGTAGAGCGCGCCATTGAATATGAAATCAATCGCCAGACCAAATTATTAAATCAAGGCAAGGCCGCTGAAATAGTCCAAGAAACTCGCGGCTGGGATGAAGCCAAGGGGGTCACTTTCAGCCAGCGCGAGAAAGAGTCAGCCCACGATTACCGCTATTTTCCGGAGCCGGATATCCCGTCTTTAGAAATTAATCAAACTTGGATTAAACAAATAAAAAAGAAATTGCCGGAATTACCCCGAGCTAAAAAAAATCGTTTTATGGGACAATATGATTTCGCGTCAGCTGATGCCCAGATTTTGGTTAGTAATCCAGAGTTAGCAGATTATACAGAGCAGGTGTTATCTGAACTTCACAGCTGGCTTATTTCAACTC
This genomic interval from Patescibacteria group bacterium contains the following:
- a CDS encoding DUF433 domain-containing protein, whose translation is MRNFLNKIEVNPKILGNKPIIRGTRISVEFILELLDSKMTPQEIAQEYPQLTLTDVYAAISYATGIVKQEEILIPKFTD
- a CDS encoding DUF5615 family PIN-like protein, whose product is MMLKFLADENIAPRVIAELIGYGYETRSIIDIKPGLSDDEIIKLAGRENRIILTHDKDFGNILKYPLKKHKGVILIRLKNQSPQNVIKYLVPLIKSQKEKLKDSLVILSEQGIRFYKSFSG
- a CDS encoding AAA family ATPase, with product MLEEKFARPSWDEYFMGITKAVAVRATCDRGRSGCCIVRDKRILVTGYVGSPSGCVHCDEVGHEMHTVRHSDGHESQHCIRTAHAEQNAICEAALLGVSLQGATLYCRMTPCYTCAKMIINCGIKRVVCENDYQAGERSKEIFMEAGVELDILNQEIVEYDNQPVVESLDKIGSRDKNKILAVVGMPGSGKSEVTKYIESKGYKKVYFGQVTFDELGRRGLETNETNEKFVREDLRKQYGMAAFAILNIPKIKVYYSGGSNVVIESLYSWQEYLKIKEEFGDSFKVIAVQASPQIRYGRVAGRVEYQNNVERLFTLDEVASRDKAQIENLATAGPIAMADFTILNNGSKEELHGKVDEVLEKIQQI
- the dut gene encoding dUTP diphosphatase; this translates as MQIKIKKLKPEAVIPSYVHPGDVGLDLHSLEDYELQPGERHIFYLGFILEYPEGYAAIIKDKGSLPKNGGVHTMGGVYDVGYRGEYNVILINLSDKPYKILKHDKIAQLIIFPVAIAELQEVSELSKTSRGIGRFGSTGR
- the thyA gene encoding thymidylate synthase, with product MQQYLDIVKNILERGEEKQDRTGTGTISLAGVMFKHDMSCGFPLLTTKKVAYKCVRTELEFFIKGITDKKWLQDRGNHIWDEWCTPLKVPYAHDEETKKRMLEERDLGASYGWEWRHFGAEYKDYNTDYTGQGVDQLKKLVEEIKTKPWSRQMLVIAWNPLDIDKAVPPYCHYAFQVTVVNNKLNLFWNQRSVDTALGLPFNIASYATLLHLLALETGYGEGTLVGFLGDTHIYLNHIDGLKEQITRDPNKYPLPTIQTENFTSIFDWQYSDTKLINYQSYPKISFEIAV
- a CDS encoding four helix bundle protein yields the protein MGVKNFYELDAWKKSKGLTKDIYKVTESFPAEEKYNIISQKRRAIVSVCTNIAEGFGRFFYKDKKRFYYQARGSIQEVQALLILSYELEYLSKGTYIDLFQKSTDVSKLMNGLIASVGGSINPSDE
- a CDS encoding dihydrofolate reductase family protein; the protein is MKLILMMAMTLDGIIAKDKTQNVDWTSLADKKAFVAETKKHKAIIFGETTFFVMGGKPLPERFNLVLSLTPEKFKDQEVPGTLEYFKGPPADVLKHLENKGYETAILGGGAGTNAAFLKANLVDEILITIEPKVFGRGLNFTEGEDLDLELELLESKEIGDNAVQLRYRVKSKV
- the tmk gene encoding dTMP kinase, with the protein product MPKGKFIIFEGPDGSGQTTQASLLADSLTKAGKNIFLTKEPADELDKGIIRSILRSKNKVSLETLELYFTANRGHHLDAQIKPALDRGKWVVCDRYFFSTLAFGMLEIDYRWLWEINSKFVVPDLTFFLDVPADVCMDRLQRRGGERELFEQEQKLDQVIKNYKEVFGKNQFPNVFIIDGDRDIGIIAKEIWGIVSARLK
- the gatB gene encoding Asp-tRNA(Asn)/Glu-tRNA(Gln) amidotransferase subunit GatB; this translates as MQEKYIPIIGLEIHSELKTKSKMFCNCDNDPGGKAPNSVICPICTGQPGTLPVPNRQAIEWTILTGLALNCQIAKQTKFDRKNYFYPDLPKGYQISQYDQPICFKGYIEIKSDDPEAIRDKRVDITRIHLEEDTGKLVHPQGSKSSNVDFNRAGTPLMELVTEPDMHTAMEAKNLCQEFQKILRYLDVSNANMEKGEMRCEANISVQQTGKWRKKGSEVIPVGKYKLNPKVEVKNLNSFKAVERAIEYEINRQTKLLNQGKAAEIVQETRGWDEAKGVTFSQREKESAHDYRYFPEPDIPSLEINQTWIKQIKKKLPELPRAKKNRFMGQYDFASADAQILVSNPELADYTEQVLSELHSWLISTQGIEESEDEIWGVNKKKMAKLVAGWLINKLGALMIQEGATIDKLKITPENFAEFITLVYESKINSAAAQKILAEMYKTGADPSHILQEKDLSQTSDKIELSSIIAQVIKNNPNPVAQYKKGKEGAIMFLVGRVMKQTKGRANPTVVQKILREKLV